From the genome of Ferrimicrobium sp., one region includes:
- a CDS encoding enoyl-CoA hydratase/isomerase family protein: MDSETLLVNQSDCIAELTINRPERRNALDWPTLTRLRAELTALAADPEVKVIVLTGAGDRAFSSGVDLAGMGEGLSQRALHDARAEVAAVIEAMWSAPQPIIAKVRGYALAGGFGLAMASDMVIASESAIFGTPEAEVGLWPFQITVPLLRYVAPRLALEMMLTARRVDASEALEKGLINQVVAEDQLDQTVAELAARLVALSSAATGYGKRSFYAVTGSMDREHFDYLASLLTLVNQFDDAHEGLLARREHRQPRFLGH; encoded by the coding sequence ATGGATTCAGAGACGCTCCTCGTAAATCAAAGTGATTGCATCGCAGAACTCACCATCAATCGGCCCGAACGCCGCAATGCCCTCGATTGGCCGACGCTCACCCGATTACGAGCGGAACTGACGGCGCTGGCCGCGGATCCAGAGGTCAAGGTGATCGTGTTGACCGGAGCCGGGGATCGTGCGTTTTCGAGCGGTGTCGATCTTGCTGGGATGGGTGAGGGACTGTCGCAGCGGGCGCTACATGACGCGCGAGCTGAAGTTGCCGCCGTCATTGAGGCCATGTGGAGTGCCCCCCAGCCGATCATTGCCAAGGTGCGTGGGTATGCCTTGGCCGGTGGCTTTGGCTTGGCGATGGCGTCGGACATGGTGATCGCGTCCGAGTCGGCCATCTTTGGAACTCCCGAAGCCGAGGTAGGGCTCTGGCCGTTCCAGATCACCGTTCCGCTGTTGCGATACGTCGCCCCGCGGCTCGCCCTGGAGATGATGCTGACGGCACGCCGTGTCGATGCGAGTGAAGCGCTTGAGAAGGGTCTGATCAATCAGGTCGTGGCCGAAGACCAACTCGACCAGACGGTGGCCGAACTCGCTGCGCGGCTTGTCGCGCTGTCGAGTGCCGCGACTGGCTATGGGAAGCGTTCCTTTTATGCCGTCACCGGCTCGATGGACCGAGAGCACTTTGATTATCTCGCGTCGCTGCTGACCCTCGTTAATCAGTTCGACGACGCGCACGAGGGACTTTTGGCGCGCCGCGAACATCGCCAACCGCGATTTTTAGGCCACTAG
- a CDS encoding heme exporter protein CcmB, translating to MLRTAVVMAKKDLRLEWRARVLLNQVLPFVFVVIVLFAFGFDAKVEILTQVTPGLFWVTTFFGLELAVSRAIAIEGENQAQVGLVMMGVNPRGMFLGKVFAIVVEVLVLEVVLSAGIAVLFNSPLHEVALLAGSALIADIGVATVGIVLAGVTEGLGGSLLPLLLFPVVSPVLLSATKVWQYGLEESPAKALPWSELLVGFSLIYLVLGILVYGVVLEG from the coding sequence ATGTTGAGGACTGCCGTCGTGATGGCGAAGAAGGACCTCAGACTGGAATGGCGAGCACGGGTACTCTTGAACCAGGTGTTACCGTTTGTCTTTGTTGTGATCGTCCTGTTCGCCTTCGGCTTCGATGCCAAAGTCGAGATCCTCACGCAGGTGACGCCCGGGCTCTTCTGGGTAACGACCTTCTTTGGCTTGGAGTTGGCGGTAAGCCGTGCGATCGCCATCGAAGGCGAGAACCAGGCCCAAGTTGGCCTGGTGATGATGGGGGTGAATCCGCGGGGTATGTTTCTCGGGAAGGTCTTCGCGATCGTCGTCGAGGTCCTGGTGCTTGAGGTGGTACTGAGCGCCGGTATCGCTGTGCTGTTCAACTCCCCCTTGCACGAGGTGGCCCTACTGGCTGGCAGTGCCTTGATCGCCGACATCGGTGTTGCGACCGTCGGTATTGTGCTTGCGGGCGTCACCGAGGGGCTCGGCGGTAGCTTGTTGCCGCTGCTCTTGTTCCCAGTGGTCTCCCCGGTCTTGTTGTCTGCGACCAAGGTGTGGCAGTATGGTTTGGAAGAATCCCCGGCCAAAGCACTTCCTTGGAGTGAGCTGTTAGTCGGATTTTCACTTATTTATCTAGTTCTTGGCATTCTGGTATATGGTGTCGTCTTGGAGGGTTGA
- the gmd gene encoding GDP-mannose 4,6-dehydratase, with the protein MARPVALITGITGQDGSYLAELLLAKGYTVVGMHRRSSTLNFERIHHIQDQLILEPGDLLDEVSMMRVLRMYHPTEVYNLAAQSFVQTSFGQPVLTGETTALGVTRLLDAIRMVDPEIRFYQASTSEMFGKAQQVPQSEQTPFYPRSPYGVAKVYGHWITINYRESYGMHASSGILFNHESPRRGMEFVTRKVTYTVAQIALGLAQKVTLGNLEARRDWGFAGDYVQAMWLMLQQEQPSDYVIATGETHSVGELCESAFAAADLDWHKFVEVDERFMRPAEVDLLIGDATKARLKLGWTPTVSFNELIETMVKADIELLRARTR; encoded by the coding sequence ATGGCACGACCCGTCGCACTCATTACCGGCATCACCGGTCAAGATGGTTCATATCTCGCTGAATTGCTGCTCGCGAAGGGGTACACCGTCGTCGGCATGCATCGACGATCGAGTACCCTGAACTTCGAGCGCATCCACCACATTCAGGATCAGTTGATTCTTGAGCCTGGCGACCTGCTTGATGAGGTGTCAATGATGCGGGTGCTGAGGATGTATCATCCAACAGAGGTCTACAATCTTGCGGCTCAGTCGTTTGTCCAGACGTCTTTCGGGCAACCGGTGCTAACCGGGGAGACGACGGCGCTCGGCGTGACTCGACTGCTTGATGCAATTCGGATGGTCGATCCTGAGATTCGCTTCTACCAAGCCTCGACGTCTGAGATGTTCGGGAAGGCTCAGCAGGTTCCCCAGTCTGAGCAGACACCGTTCTATCCCCGCTCTCCTTACGGCGTGGCAAAGGTCTATGGACATTGGATCACCATCAACTATCGGGAGAGCTACGGCATGCACGCTTCCTCGGGCATCCTTTTCAATCACGAATCCCCGCGTCGTGGCATGGAGTTTGTGACCCGTAAGGTGACCTACACGGTGGCCCAGATTGCTCTCGGGCTTGCCCAGAAGGTGACGTTGGGGAACCTCGAGGCCCGGCGTGATTGGGGTTTTGCTGGTGACTACGTGCAGGCCATGTGGCTGATGCTCCAGCAGGAGCAGCCATCGGACTATGTCATCGCGACCGGCGAAACCCACTCTGTTGGTGAGCTCTGTGAGAGTGCCTTCGCCGCTGCAGACCTCGACTGGCACAAGTTCGTTGAAGTCGATGAACGTTTCATGCGACCGGCCGAGGTCGATCTCCTCATTGGGGATGCCACGAAGGCGCGGCTAAAGCTCGGTTGGACGCCAACGGTGAGCTTTAACGAGTTGATTGAGACGATGGTCAAGGCCGACATCGAACTGTTGCGGGCTCGCACGCGGTGA
- a CDS encoding ATP-binding cassette domain-containing protein, producing MTDSPQGRLVARLRDVTVLLDRFPALVRCEFDAYEGEVIFVQGPNGSGKTTLLRLLGGLVEAMTGSVFVFGRDPKTEARAIRREVSYLAHAYQMYEELSGRENLEFFAATAGCDFDQALEWTHRLGLIDRDLGARFRVLSAGQRKKISAAIALSRRCELLLIDEPHALLDQVSKARLDSGFTELAKAGRTVIVASHELDRISALATRTYRMSNGSATLVESA from the coding sequence GTGACCGACTCGCCCCAGGGTCGACTCGTTGCTCGACTTCGTGACGTCACGGTACTGCTCGATCGTTTCCCAGCCCTGGTGCGTTGTGAATTCGACGCCTACGAGGGCGAGGTTATCTTTGTGCAGGGACCGAACGGTTCGGGCAAGACCACGCTGTTGCGCCTCCTTGGCGGGCTAGTTGAGGCGATGACCGGATCAGTCTTCGTCTTTGGGCGGGATCCAAAGACGGAGGCGCGAGCGATACGCCGTGAGGTCAGTTACCTAGCGCACGCTTATCAGATGTACGAGGAGCTTTCTGGACGCGAGAACCTTGAGTTCTTCGCGGCCACAGCCGGGTGCGACTTCGATCAAGCGCTCGAATGGACGCATCGGCTTGGCCTGATCGATCGTGACCTCGGTGCACGTTTTCGTGTCCTCTCGGCCGGACAACGCAAGAAGATCTCTGCCGCCATCGCGCTATCGCGCCGGTGTGAGCTGTTGTTAATCGACGAGCCCCATGCCCTGTTGGACCAGGTTTCAAAGGCGCGTTTAGACAGCGGATTCACGGAGCTAGCCAAGGCCGGTCGCACCGTGATTGTCGCCTCTCATGAGCTTGACCGCATCTCTGCGTTGGCGACACGCACCTATCGGATGTCCAATGGCTCGGCGACATTGGTGGAGAGTGCCTGA
- a CDS encoding cytochrome c biogenesis protein — MSRNAKLKRGVGITALVMIAITFWLGLYVTPPAEVMGNLVRMLYIHPPMAWIAYLAYGITTAASLLYLWKRTRRREWDLIAAASAEAGVFFTGLTILTGSIWGRPAWGVWWTWDALLTSTAVLFLLYLGYLALRQVPMSETKRGVRSAIAALVAFIDVPIVHESVYWWKTLHQTPSVLNPSMNVEVHGSMAWTLLLGFVAFTMAYVWMVWTRYETSKRQAELADLEVEQAILERLAVEEVQL, encoded by the coding sequence ATGAGTAGGAACGCAAAGCTCAAGCGCGGCGTAGGAATCACGGCGCTGGTCATGATCGCGATAACCTTTTGGTTGGGGCTCTATGTCACGCCGCCAGCTGAGGTGATGGGCAACCTGGTCAGGATGCTCTACATCCATCCCCCAATGGCCTGGATCGCCTACCTCGCCTACGGTATCACGACGGCGGCGAGCCTTCTTTATCTTTGGAAGCGTACGAGACGGCGCGAGTGGGATCTCATCGCTGCCGCGTCCGCGGAGGCTGGTGTCTTCTTCACTGGGCTCACCATCCTCACTGGCTCGATTTGGGGGCGTCCTGCGTGGGGTGTGTGGTGGACCTGGGATGCTCTTTTGACGTCGACGGCGGTGTTGTTCCTGCTGTACCTCGGATATCTGGCGCTGCGTCAGGTTCCGATGTCCGAGACCAAGCGCGGCGTTCGCTCAGCGATTGCGGCGCTGGTGGCCTTTATCGACGTGCCGATCGTCCACGAGTCAGTGTATTGGTGGAAGACGCTGCATCAAACCCCATCGGTATTGAACCCAAGCATGAACGTCGAGGTGCATGGTTCGATGGCTTGGACACTCCTCTTGGGCTTTGTCGCGTTCACGATGGCGTACGTCTGGATGGTCTGGACTCGTTACGAGACCTCGAAGCGGCAGGCTGAGCTCGCCGATCTCGAGGTTGAGCAAGCCATACTCGAGCGCCTAGCGGTCGAAGAGGTTCAACTATGA
- a CDS encoding TetR/AcrR family transcriptional regulator, giving the protein MTSPPAHTARLSAANRREVIMAAAIEQFADHGFDAASMEEIATGASVTKPIIYRHFSSKRSLYLELLREVGEQLTRDIETATAAVDPPHDRLRAGVVAFFDFVQHHRSAYLLLFGGRGQQDDQFQQVIDDIQLRIAELVASRVSGVEDDTYRAFVSFALIGLAHGAARSYLLDIERNPSERFRVRLAAKRAVQTTELLWSGMRNLST; this is encoded by the coding sequence ATGACATCGCCGCCCGCCCACACCGCAAGACTCTCGGCCGCTAACCGCCGCGAGGTCATCATGGCTGCTGCAATCGAACAGTTTGCTGATCATGGCTTCGATGCTGCCTCCATGGAGGAGATCGCCACTGGGGCGTCGGTGACAAAGCCCATCATCTACCGTCACTTTTCTTCGAAGCGAAGTCTTTACCTTGAGCTCTTACGGGAGGTAGGCGAACAACTGACACGCGACATCGAGACAGCGACCGCGGCAGTTGATCCACCCCATGACCGACTTCGTGCTGGCGTCGTCGCATTCTTCGATTTTGTGCAACATCATCGCTCGGCGTACCTACTGCTCTTTGGTGGCCGCGGACAACAAGATGACCAATTTCAGCAGGTGATTGATGATATCCAGCTAAGGATTGCCGAACTCGTCGCCAGTCGAGTCTCCGGCGTTGAGGATGACACCTACCGCGCCTTTGTCTCCTTTGCGCTCATCGGGCTTGCCCATGGTGCGGCGCGATCGTATTTGCTCGACATCGAGCGTAACCCCAGTGAACGTTTTCGCGTTCGCCTTGCTGCAAAGCGAGCAGTACAGACTACCGAGCTCCTATGGTCAGGGATGCGCAATCTGTCGACGTAA